CCGCTTCGGCGTCGAAAAGCCTACGGGTAACGATCGTGCCCCGCATACCAAAGGTGATATTGAAACACGCCCAGCCCCACGCATGGAACATGGATGCGGTGACTTGTACTTTCATTCCGGCACGCCACGGTACCTTATTGAGGATGCCAGCAAGGACGGTTGGCATGAGCGGCTCGGGGCGCATGACGCCTTTGGGCACCCCGGTGGTCCCTGAACTCATGGTAACAATAGGACCATGCTTCGGGAACACTGGTAGTGAACCTGGAATATGGGTTTGCAGAATATCATCAAGGCTTTGGTATTGGGCGCTAGCCTCGGACTCCCGATGGGCAATGATGATCGGAATGTCGATCAGGTCGGTGTCGATGCGGGGGAGGAACTCCTCGTCGATGACTAAAACATTAACACCATCGCGTTGTATACAAGCGGTGAGTTGTTCTTTAGAGGAACCAATATTAAGCAAGTACACCGTGCCGCCCGCAAAGCCTTTTGCTGCCATGGGGTAGATGATGCCCCGGCCGTTACGTGCCATGATTCCCAGATGGAGGTTTTCTGGTTCCAATTGCCGCAAATAGCTGGCGATAATCCGGGAATTATTACGTAACTCGCGGTAGGTGAGTGCCCCGTTGTCGTCGATAAGCGCGGTGCGTTCCGGGCAAGCATAATATCCTTGCTCCACCTCCCGTGCGGTGGCAAAGCGGTACCGTGCCAAAATCGGCGCGGTGGCGGCTACTGCCTTGAGCCCTCCTTCGTGGGAAACGATCCCAGCGCGTAGCACCCCAGGAATAAAATCTTTTAACTGGGCAAGGGTATGGGTAAAACGGGTA
The nucleotide sequence above comes from Corynebacterium mustelae. Encoded proteins:
- a CDS encoding AMP-binding protein, which produces MNLRFTRFTHTLAQLKDFIPGVLRAGIVSHEGGLKAVAATAPILARYRFATAREVEQGYYACPERTALIDDNGALTYRELRNNSRIIASYLRQLEPENLHLGIMARNGRGIIYPMAAKGFAGGTVYLLNIGSSKEQLTACIQRDGVNVLVIDEEFLPRIDTDLIDIPIIIAHRESEASAQYQSLDDILQTHIPGSLPVFPKHGPIVTMSSGTTGVPKGVMRPEPLMPTVLAGILNKVPWRAGMKVQVTASMFHAWGWACFNITFGMRGTIVTRRLFDAEAVLRDIAEHKLDGMLSSPIFLKQIVNVKDNEKYDCSSLKFIFSSGNALSPWLVEAVHERFGKILCNLYGSTEISAVAVASIEDINAHSATAGPVCTGTDLVILDDNDLPCPTGTPGRIFCYNTVTLSGYTDPKIPVRRYGHMVQIGDRGYLDSDGYLYVLGRADDMIIVGGENVYPRSVEEVLEEMPGIADMYAGGVDDPDTFKRIAVWIVRSEDAAGKSVTAESIKQWVANHLAEHSIPRDVHFVDSLPRNPTGKVVPARLVPPQI